In Lampris incognitus isolate fLamInc1 chromosome 13, fLamInc1.hap2, whole genome shotgun sequence, the genomic stretch GCacaacatgtctctgttgtccctATATTCATTCAACTTCAGTTCCACACTTAAAACAAGAGCAGATCTGTGGCATTTCTTACCATTtcctgtttaatatatatatatacatgagaACGGACAACCTTGTCTtagtagaaaaaaaatccaacatcCCTTACACCTACATACCCGCTGTCCTGATAGGAAATTTCTCTATGAATCTTAAGTATGCATCTCAGGCCCTTCGATATCGCTATTAATATCATCAGTGTCTTCCGGAAAACATGACAAGACAGCTGAGTCCACCCTGGCAGCTCACACAATGCCAGCCCGATGACTCAAACTCCTCCAATTCATGAGATGTCCTGATTTATATTGAGTGGAAAAACATGATtctagtttcttttcttttccaccGTCTATAGTGATGCAGTCGGCATGGAAGCCCTTTTTTGGAATTGTGCTATTTCCTTGTGGTAACAGTATTTGGTTTCTATCCGGCCAGGTTTCTAGATGAAGTTCAGGCCCACTCTAGCGAGAATAAGATGAGCGTCCAGAACCTGGCTACCGTGTTTGGACCCAACATTCTCCGGCCCAGAGTGGAGGATCCAGTCACAATGATGGAAGGTGCAGCATGCCAATTTAAAAACCTTAATCGTTTGCAACATTGGTAACTAAGATTTGTCTAAAATGGCAGTATCAACAAAAGCTTTAATTTAACAGCTCATCCAAATAGAACATGACCAAGAGTAAAATGTTTCAACCGACATGCCGACATTTCTGCCGATGTGTTATTCTTGCCTCGGTACACAGGAAGCTCCCTGGTGCAGCACCTGATGACAGTGCTGATCAGTGAACATTCACGTCTGTACCAGCAGGAAGATCTTGAAATGGAAACCAAGAATACCAAGCAGCCACAACAGAGTCCATCCCAACGGTGCACGGTGGAGTGGGTCTCCCAGGACGACAACGTGCACAAACCCTGTCTTTTCTCAGACTCTGACACCAAGCCCCCTCCGGAGGTGCTGCAGTCCTCCACTCCCTCTATGGACAGCAAAAATGAAGAAACAACCCCCCTTGGAGCCCCTGAGAAGATCGAAAATTGTCAGACTGAAGTGAAGGGCAAGGCAAAGACTGAGGGGAGAGTGGAAGGGGAAAGAGATGACGGGAAAGCCGGTGGCGAGGTAGCTGTTAGCCCCTGTAAACAGTCCAAAACCCTGCCGTCTTGGAGTCGCTCCTTCAAGGGAGGGCCAGGGTCTGGGGGACCTAGGGGAAAAATGGGGGGATCAGCGGGAGATGTGTCCGTGGCTGGTGGGGGCAACTGGCTGATGAATGGCCTGTCATCTCTACGAGCTCACAAACGCACTGCCTCCTCTGGTGAAAGGCTAAAAGATTCAACACTTTCACTGAAGGAGTCGACGCTCTCCCTTAAGGAAACCACTCTTTCTCTCACAGACTCCCAGAAAGACTCTCTCCAAGACCCGCTTCACTCTCCAACAACCTCAGCTCTCGCGAACAGAGTCCTTGACAAAtcccacagactgtctgcctatGAAAATGTCACAGTTGCTCCTTCTAGTCTAAGCCTGCCTGCCGAGACCTCCGCCCTCTGGACCTCGTTTGCGATGTCATTAACAGAACAAAACGAAAGTGACCAGGGGTCTGGGTTAAGGCCGAGTGTCAATACCCTGGATCACAGTGGGAGCATCACTGGCACTAGTAGTGACTCTGAGCTGGGGGACGATATCAAGGGCCAGGGGCAAGGAACAAGCGAAGGTGCCGCCAACTTAGTGGCTGAGCTCAAACGGGAATTGAAGAGACAGAGGATTGGCTACGAAAACCGCATTCGCAAGTAAGCATCATTGTTTTTCACAGCTCATCATCTACTGACCAAATTTCCAGGACAACTCTGGTATAGTTTAACCTAGGCCCTACTGTCCTATCATTAGGAGTAAAAACCAAGCAATGGGTAGCAGAATCTCTTAAAATGATTCGGTATTGAATGAGCTAGCGTCATCCATCTGCTGTGCGtcaagctgcaatgtaatccttcgGGGGCAAAAACACTTGCCAAATAATGCCCATTAAAAGTCCTCCTTTTTAGCATTAACAGGCTGTGAGAAGTATCAGAAAACATCTTTAATTACCAAGACAATCCCTGTACAATCAGTCAGTACAGTGATGAACCTTTTTTGCACTAACTCACTCCTGGCGGGATTATAGAACAAGACTTCTGCTCTGGGTTAGATATGGATTTAaatacagcatatatatatagttaaacgtgctcaacaaacgaggagcggaatatttagatgtaggaaaaaaacaatgcatttcagtacaagcttgtttcgtgagTCGCACACTCAgtatgtatatgagtgtgtgtctatatatatatgcaatcacTATTGCCTTGAAGGATTGCATCACAGTGTGGTGCACAACAGTCAGCTCAAATCATAATTTTTCATACCTCATCTGCTGACCACATTTAAATCTGTTTGAACTGTTATTCAGTCACACACATGCTAATCTCACTGCCCTGTTTTTTGAGGTTGGAGGATTCCTGTTCGAAATATCAGTTCCAAGTGGGCCGCCTTGAGGAGGAACTGGATCAGGAGAAGAAGCGGTTCCAAATGCTGGAGATCCGACTCAGGAACTCGGAGAGGGCGCATCAACATGCAGAGAACCGGAACATTCTTCTTCAGAAGGAGATGGAGGAGTTCTTCAGGACCCTGGGAGACCTCACGACAGGAGCAGCAAGGATCAATTGAAATTAGACCAACCTGCCTTCATCTAGCCAACCAGAGGAGACTGACAAACATTTTCACTAGGAAAGGGGCCAGCTAGCCCCAGCTTTGAAGACCAAATACCTCCTGTGCAGTACTACTCAACGGCGTGTCCTCCTTAGCATGGCCTTCTTGTGCCTGTTTTGCCCAGCGATGGTGCCAAACTACAAATCTTCTAGACCAAAAGGATCACCATGCATTTTACTGTTCCATAAAAGCCTGAAGATTACTGTTCCCAAAAATCCTGAAGATTACTGTTCCACATCATTAATCACATAGCTTCATTTTTCCCCTCCTTCTATAAGAGACTAACAAGATAATAAATGTAGGCTGTAGTCGTTCCTTTGGCTATTAGAGTGAGAATCTATGGTTATTTTCACTTTTTGACTCACGTTCTTGCAAGACACTGGGTTGAGAATAAACAGAACAATGCCATAAAATGTTAAAATTCAACCTTTATTCCCTTTTATTCACAGGAGCCGAAGGTTGACGATTTCAATTTCTGTTGCATGTAAATTGGTGTGTTAGTCAGGCAAATCACATCCAAAGGCTAAGAGTCACACAACTGGCCTTACCAGAAAACACCACAACAGGAACGTTCTTCTGTCCGTTTGGACAAACCATGACTCGAGCATCATCCCAACGGCATTGAATGGCTGTGCTCTCCTGATTTTAGTTATCCCCTCTATGCACGTACACTGAAGCCAGATTAACTTAGAGAAAACTCATGCACTATCATCTACCATGTCTTTTCACTGGTTGAGAGAAGATGGAGGAGAGGAATCTACTAGGAGAGGAAGCCACAATGGGCGGTTAAGATGCAGCCTGAGAATGGTCGTGTCGTGTGCCACGATCCTCCAAATTGCCATATTGTGGGAACTGACGTTAGGGGTTACTGACTAACTGCAGTGTGTGAGGAGCGCCCAGCTTGTGACCGGGCGGTGCGATGGAATTAAGTCATCGAATACATCTAAACATAATCATAGCAGGTAGCAAAGTGTTTTCTCTCAGAAAACATGGGATACATCTACAGTTAAAATGTACAGATCGGTCACCGACTACCTATACTATTCTATAAATTATATTGCACAAAAACAAGGaaacaaaaaaatacataaatagttcTTTAGACAGAAATGTACATTACATACATAGCCACCTCCTAgcttgaaataaataaatactcaAGTACAGAAAAACCACATCTTTTCTGCAGTTCTTTCAGATGATGTGTACTGTAATACATATCTCCAGGCttattacgtgtgtgtgtgtgtgtgtgtgtggggggggtgagtgttcatgcatgtgtgggttcatgcatgtgtgtgtgtgtgtgtgtgtgtgtgttcaagcatgtgtgtggtgtgtgtgtgtgtgtgtggtgtgtgtgtgttcatgcatgtgtgtgtgaggtagAACTAAGAAGAATGCACCATAGAGAAAGGAGCATCTGAACGGACAGGGTTTCAGACAACGTAACAGTGTTAAGGCCACTTAACTCAAACCTACTACATCTAACAAGACAGCGGTGAACAAAACGGGCCTGAAAGAACCTGCAAAAAGGGTAAAGTGACTCATTTAGATCCGGCCCCCCGCATcctgcctaccccccccccccaaaaaaaagagcacCGGTACTATCTGGTGGAGCGGCCTGGACCGGCTCCCCTCAGTGCCGTGTGACGATACCAGTGGCTTCTTACAGTGCCGCTGTTCTTCTCAACTTTACATTCACCCTGTTCATCCTCATCCAACAGCCCATCACTTCCTGTTTACAGCACTGCCAGCACTGCCCATCACTTCCTGTTTACAGCACTGCCAGCACTGCCCATCACTTCCTGCTTACAGCACAGCCAAATGAATTGAACAGACAAGGTAAAACGCTGTCAGCTATACACTGTGtcataatacaaaaaaaaaaacgacccgGCCAGGTCCAATATTCTGTTTCCCAAGAATCATACAACAAGAGGTAAAATAGTTCTATGAAAAAGGTCGTCGGAGTACACTGACATATACCTTCTTGAGGAAATATGGGGTAAATCGGGATAGTAAAATCATCCATTCACACCAGGATCCCAGATGAAGTACGTTAGAGCCCGCTGAGCTTAAGTAAAATTTAAATAAGATTAAGATTCATTCAAATGTCCTGAAACAATGCAAAATGCCGAACGGGGAAATGAAAAGTCATCATAATTTATCTTATGGCGGTACATTGCGTAGCAATAGCTTTAAAAcagcaacatgtacagtacactccACCCAGCTCCCCCGCACGAAACATACATCGGCGTCACGTCGAAACAGTCTGCAAGTctttgcagcaaaaaaaaaataatacattttCAAACCACAATCATTTACAACGGTGTAGGAGAGAGAGTTGGGAAGGTAAAAATAAActgtacaggaaaaaaaaagcactgaTCTACAAACCAAGAGAAGCCCCGCAGGCCTAAACCATGTCCCAGAGCACATCCTGTCGATGTGGGTGCATGGAGGAGGATGTTTTTAGTGTTTGTGTTCAtttctgcatgtgtgcatgcaagtgtgtatGTTGGTGTGTATAGGTTATCTGCAGCAGCCTAGAGCTCCTAGGGAGGTGTGGCCgtccaggctgctctctgtgTCGGAGGCCATTGTGGGGTCTCTGCTCTGGTCGCTGGGCTCGGTGGACATGGATGAGACGTCGGtggccgaggaggaggaggaggacggctgAGGGGAGCCGTCGATCACTGCTGCACCTGTGCTGCGAGAAACACATGGGGTCACTGATACACCTGCAGCACCAGACAGCCCACGTGACACTGGCTATGTTCACACAGCAGCTGGAgagaacagaacacaacagaactttATTGTCCACCCAAAGCAGAAAATTGTCTTTAGTGCACCAGTCAAAATTCAGAAGGCACCTCAATGCAGTGACTTGCTTCTGGTGCAGGTACTATGGTACTTGTAATGCAGGCAAACTAAAGTTAGATCACACACAGATTATATATTCGTAACAACATATGCTGAAAAATGCCCAATGTTTCGGCTTATGCCTCTATCAGGGGCAAACAGAAATGACAGGCTACATAAATCCTTATATACCAAGTTTAACTCAGACACAGAGTGGTACAGAGAAAGGCTCATCTATATGCGGTCCTTTCTGACTTCATTTTATGTTCTTTACCTCACCGAGACGCAACATAAAAtcagcacagaaaaaaaaacccatgaaGGTAGAGcatagaaaaataaaaaagacagCATATCCTTGCAGTTCAGTTTTGGAATTAAAAATACTAATTGTTATCggtaaataaatacaaaaatgtaaattaaaaaaaaaaaaggagcccaGAGGGTGTGGTTCAATTcgggggcatcacactgctcagcctcactgggaaagtctactctagggtgccggaaaggaggctccgaccaattgtcgaacctcggatccaggaggaacaatgcggattccgtcctggtcgTGGAACACTggatcaactctttacccttgcggaagtggtgaggggggcatgggagtttgaccagccagtctacatgtgtaccggggcagttgctacaagccatccggtccttgtataaccaaagtgagagctgtgtccgcattctcggcacaaagtcaaacacgttttcggtgggtggcgGACACCGccgaggttgtcccttgtctcagaTTCTGTTTgtcatattcatggacaggatctcaaggtccggccaaggtgaggagtgtgtccgttttggaaacctcagaattgca encodes the following:
- the arhgap22 gene encoding rho GTPase-activating protein 22 codes for the protein MALVEHRSSRLVASDVQPINVEPHPAGFQGHLEVPTPEQGVPGCIPLQGCQVNELPANQDEPGRHLFEIVPVGSGEKDRTGISHESFLLMANSQSDMEEWVRAIRRAIRAPLGGGVFGQHLEETMLCEGQSGPHCPVPVLVEQCVSFIRQHGLNEEGLFRAPGQTNHVRELQDAFDRGEKPVFDSTTDIHTVASLLKLYIRELPEPVIPFPKYTLFLSCAQLLIKDKEMGIAELGKQVNTLPQVNYNLLKYICKFLDEVQAHSSENKMSVQNLATVFGPNILRPRVEDPVTMMEGSSLVQHLMTVLISEHSRLYQQEDLEMETKNTKQPQQSPSQRCTVEWVSQDDNVHKPCLFSDSDTKPPPEVLQSSTPSMDSKNEETTPLGAPEKIENCQTEVKGKAKTEGRVEGERDDGKAGGEVAVSPCKQSKTLPSWSRSFKGGPGSGGPRGKMGGSAGDVSVAGGGNWLMNGLSSLRAHKRTASSGERLKDSTLSLKESTLSLKETTLSLTDSQKDSLQDPLHSPTTSALANRVLDKSHRLSAYENVTVAPSSLSLPAETSALWTSFAMSLTEQNESDQGSGLRPSVNTLDHSGSITGTSSDSELGDDIKGQGQGTSEGAANLVAELKRELKRQRIGYENRIRKLEDSCSKYQFQVGRLEEELDQEKKRFQMLEIRLRNSERAHQHAENRNILLQKEMEEFFRTLGDLTTGAARIN